A segment of the Bradyrhizobium sp. CCBAU 53340 genome:
TCAATTGTCAACTTGATCGTCATGGCCGGGCCTGTCCCGGCCATCCACGTTCTTGCACCACGCTAGGAAGTTCGTGGAGCCCGGGACAAGCCCGGGCATGACGACTGGGCTTGCCTCCCTATCAGGCCGTCAGTTCACCTGCTCGTCGGCGTAGACGCCCCAAAGGCGCTCCTGCTGGATCCAGCCGTCAAAACCGTTGCCGGTGACGTGGCACCAGCTGGTGGTGCATTTTTTCACCTGCGTGACGACGCCGGCCTGGAGTTTTGCGGCCACCGCACTGTCGGGATCGGCACGATCGTAGATCGGCGCGAGGTCGTCCTTGTGCTTCATGGTGACCACCGCAGTGCGGCGGCCCGACAGCAGCGAGTGATAGACCCAGCCCTCGGCACCTTCGGAATCGCGCACGCGGCGCCAGTTCTCGAACTCGGCGGTGATTTCGACCGGCAGGCCGGCGCGGGTATAGACCCAGGCCACGTCATTGTCCTTGGTCGGGCCGGCGCGGACGTTCACGTGGTCCGATTTCAGGCTGACATAGCGCGGCACCGGCAGACCGCTGGCGGTCTGGGGGGTGGTGTCCTTGGCCGAATGCGAGGGGCCCACCGAGGCGCTCCACCAGGTGCAAACGAGCGCCATCACCGAACAAAAACGCCCCAACGCCATTAACCCGTCTCCTGTCGAAGGCCCGGCTAAACCGCGCCCCCACCCCAAATTCCAAAACGCTGCCGCACCCCCTGACCCGCCCCACGCGGGATGTTCCATCAGCCTTGGCCCTGGTTCTTGTCTTGGCCCGGCCTTCTGCTAGAGAGGACGGACGCTTGAACAACCAGTTTGCCCCGATTTTCCAGCCGGAAATTGGGGGGAAAGCTTGAAGGAAACGCCGGGGACGACGCGGCAAGGCCAGTGTCGAACAACCGGGTTAATGAGGCCTCAACGGCCGGCCTTTGGCGACAGAGGCGGCCTGCAGCGCCTCATGAGGGCAGGACATGTCGGTGAAGAAGAAGCCCCTCGTCGTCGTGACGCGCAAATTGCCGGACTCGATCGAAACCCGGATGCGCGAGCTGTTCGACGCACGCATCAATCTCGACGACACGCCGATGTCGCCCGAGCAGCTCGCCGAAGCCGCGCGCAGCGCCGACATCCTGGTTCCGACGGTGACCGATCACATCAGCGCCGACATCGTCAACCAGCCGGACTGCAAGCTGAAGCTGATCGCGAATTTCGGCAACGGCGTCGACAATATCGACGTCGCGGCGGCGCATGCCCGCGGCATCACCGTCACCAATACGCCGAAGGTCCTCACCGAAGACACCGCCGACATGACCATGGCGCTGATTCTGGCGGTGCCGCGCCGGATGATCGAAGGCGCCTCGGTGCTGACGGAAGGAAAACCCTGGGCCGGCTGGTCGCCAACCTGGATGCTCGGCCATCGCATCGGCGGCAAGCGCCTCGGCATCATCGGCATGGGCCGCATCGGCCAGGCGGTCGCACGCCGTGCCCGCGCCTTCGGCCTGCAGATCCACTATCACAACCGCCGTCCCGTCGCCCCGAAGATCGCCGAAGAGCTAGGGGCGACCTATTGGGAGAGCCTCGACCAGATGCTGGCGCGGATGGACATCATCTCGGTGAACTGTCCGCACACCCCGGCGACCTATCACCTGCTCTCGGCACGGCGGCTGAAGCTGATCCGCAAGGACGCCTACATCGTCAACACCGCGCGCGGCGAAGTCACCGACGAAGACACGCTGATCAAGCTGATCGAAGGCGGCGAGATCGGCGGCGCCGCCCTCGATGTCTACGAGCACGAGCCCGCGGTCAATCCGAAGCTGGTCCGGCTTGCGAAGGCCGGCAAGGTGATATTGATGCCGCATATGGGCTCGGCCACGATCGAGGGCCGCGTCGAGATGGGCGAGAAGGTCATCATCAACATTCGCACCTTCCTCGACGCCCACAAGCCGCCGGATCGCGTGCTGCCCAGCATGCTGTGAGGATTATTTCGCGCGGGTCTCGCGCTTGCGGCTGTCAGCGACGAAATCGATGAAGGCGCGCAAAGCGGGCGGCGTTTGGCGCCGGCTTGGATAGTACAAGAACGGGCCCGGGAAAGGCTCGCACCAGTCCTCCATCAAACTGACAAGCGCGCCGGATTTTAAGGCATCACCGACATAGCCATCGAGCGTGGCCCAGATGCCGACGCCGTCGAGCGCGGCGCGCATCGCAAGGGCCATATTGGTCGAGATCAGCTTTGCGGGCGGATCGACTTTCACGAGCTGGCCGGCTTTCTCGAACTCCAGATCATGCATGACGCCGCTCGAGTAGCGGGCGCGGATGCAATCATGATCGAGCAGATCCTTCGGATGTTTTGGCCGGCCGCGGCGCGCGACATAGGCAGGCGAAGCGACGACGACATAGCGCTGCGGACCGCTCAGCGGGATCGCGATCATGTCCTGCGCGAGATGTTCGCCATAGCGCACGCCGGCGTCATAGCCCCCACTGACGATGTCAACGAAGCCGCTCTCGGAGATGATTTCGAGATCGACCTGCGGATGCTCGCTGAGAAACGGACCGACCATTGGCGCCAGCACCAGATCCACCGCTGGCGGTGGCGCATTGATGCGTAGGCGACCTGAGGCGACTTCGCGCAAGCCCCGGACCTGATCCAGCGCATCGCCGACATCGCGCAGCGCCGGCGCCACCTTTGAGAGCAGCAGTTCGCCCGCCTCGGTCAGGGCGACGCTGCGGGTGGTGCGGTTCATCAGGCGGACGCCGAGACGCTCCTCGAGGTCCCGCAATCTCTGGCTAAGGCTCGACACCGACACGCGAATTTCAACCGCCGCGCGGCGAAAATTGCGGCTGCGGGCGATCGCCACGAAGGCGTCGAGATCGCGCAAATCGGGATCGGACATTGTTCGATATGATGAACAAGGCATTCCACATTGTCCAGCTTATCGCGGCAATGGAGCAGGCGCATATCAGGCCCGTCACGCGGCACCGTCTGCCGCCTTTTTAGGGAGAGCCATCATGGAACAGCGCAAACTCGGGTCGAGCGGCCCCAATGTCTCCGCCCTCGGCCTCGGTTGCATGGGCATGTCCGAGGTCTATGGGCCCGCCGATCGCGGCGAGGCCATCGCCACGGTTCACGCCGCGCTCGATGCCGGCATCACGCTGCTCGACACCGGCGATTTCTACGCCATGGGCCACAACGAGATGCTGCTGCGCGAGGCGCTGAAAGAAGTGTCGCGCGAAAAAGTGCAGATCAGCGTGAAGTATGGCGCGCTGCGTGGTCCGGCCGGCGACTTCATCGGAATGGACACGCGGCCAGCCGCGACGAAGAACTTCCTCGCCTATTCGCTGCAGCGGCTCGGCACCGACTACATCGACGTCTACCGCCCGGCGCGGCTCGATCCCAACGTGCCGATCGAAGAGACGATCGGTGGTCTCGCCGATCTCGTGAAGGCCGGCTACATCAGGCAGATCGGCCTGTCCGAGGTCCGCTCCGACACCATCCGTCGCGCACACGCCGCGCATCCGATCGTCGATCTCCAGATCGAATACTCGCTGATCGAGCGCGGCATCGAACGCGATATTTTGAAGACCTGCCGCGAGCTCGGCATCGCCATCACCGCCTATGGCGTGCTGGCGCGCGGCCTGATCAGCGGCCATTGGTCGAAGGAGTCAGGCAAGGTCGGCCGTGACTACCGTCTGATGACGCCACGCTTCCAGGGATCGAACCTCGATACGAATCTCGCGCTGGTGGAGCAGCTGCGCGCGATCGCCGGCGAGATCGGCGCAACGCCGGCACAGGTCGCGATCGCATGGGTCGCCGCGCAGGGCAAGGAGATCGTACCGCTGGTCGGCGCCCGCACGCGCAATCGCCTGACCGAAGCGCTCGGCGCGACCAGGGTGACGCTGACACCGGCGCATCTGGCCACGCTGGCAAAAGCCTTCCCGCCGAACGTTGCCGCCGGCACACGCTACGCGGCGGAACAGATGGCGCATCTCGACAGCGAGAAGCCGGCTATGACATAGCCGGCTTCCATCAGGTGCGATGGGCACTGAGATCGATGACCACCGGCCCGTCGCCATTGAGCGGATTGGCCGGATCGCGCGCGTAACGCAACGTCTCGAAGCGCATTGCGCGCG
Coding sequences within it:
- a CDS encoding aldo/keto reductase, with the protein product MEQRKLGSSGPNVSALGLGCMGMSEVYGPADRGEAIATVHAALDAGITLLDTGDFYAMGHNEMLLREALKEVSREKVQISVKYGALRGPAGDFIGMDTRPAATKNFLAYSLQRLGTDYIDVYRPARLDPNVPIEETIGGLADLVKAGYIRQIGLSEVRSDTIRRAHAAHPIVDLQIEYSLIERGIERDILKTCRELGIAITAYGVLARGLISGHWSKESGKVGRDYRLMTPRFQGSNLDTNLALVEQLRAIAGEIGATPAQVAIAWVAAQGKEIVPLVGARTRNRLTEALGATRVTLTPAHLATLAKAFPPNVAAGTRYAAEQMAHLDSEKPAMT
- a CDS encoding SH3 domain-containing protein, coding for MALGRFCSVMALVCTWWSASVGPSHSAKDTTPQTASGLPVPRYVSLKSDHVNVRAGPTKDNDVAWVYTRAGLPVEITAEFENWRRVRDSEGAEGWVYHSLLSGRRTAVVTMKHKDDLAPIYDRADPDSAVAAKLQAGVVTQVKKCTTSWCHVTGNGFDGWIQQERLWGVYADEQVN
- a CDS encoding LysR family transcriptional regulator, with amino-acid sequence MSDPDLRDLDAFVAIARSRNFRRAAVEIRVSVSSLSQRLRDLEERLGVRLMNRTTRSVALTEAGELLLSKVAPALRDVGDALDQVRGLREVASGRLRINAPPPAVDLVLAPMVGPFLSEHPQVDLEIISESGFVDIVSGGYDAGVRYGEHLAQDMIAIPLSGPQRYVVVASPAYVARRGRPKHPKDLLDHDCIRARYSSGVMHDLEFEKAGQLVKVDPPAKLISTNMALAMRAALDGVGIWATLDGYVGDALKSGALVSLMEDWCEPFPGPFLYYPSRRQTPPALRAFIDFVADSRKRETRAK
- a CDS encoding D-glycerate dehydrogenase, translated to MSVKKKPLVVVTRKLPDSIETRMRELFDARINLDDTPMSPEQLAEAARSADILVPTVTDHISADIVNQPDCKLKLIANFGNGVDNIDVAAAHARGITVTNTPKVLTEDTADMTMALILAVPRRMIEGASVLTEGKPWAGWSPTWMLGHRIGGKRLGIIGMGRIGQAVARRARAFGLQIHYHNRRPVAPKIAEELGATYWESLDQMLARMDIISVNCPHTPATYHLLSARRLKLIRKDAYIVNTARGEVTDEDTLIKLIEGGEIGGAALDVYEHEPAVNPKLVRLAKAGKVILMPHMGSATIEGRVEMGEKVIINIRTFLDAHKPPDRVLPSML